A window of the Aquimarina spinulae genome harbors these coding sequences:
- the dapB gene encoding 4-hydroxy-tetrahydrodipicolinate reductase: MKELKICIAGATGWAGSALSKGIDKQFNMHLVSAISRKNKGKNLVALLGLTEGNIPVFENVETALKIDCDVLVEYTKPTIAKKNILTAISKGVNVVVGTSGLTEEDYQDIENEALKNKVGVLAVGNFSITAVLLQKFSEMAAKFIPNYEIIDYAHEDKIDSPSGTARALAKSLSKVQKSNVFVPTEELIGIKESRGARLNDVQIHSVRLPGYVISIESIFGLKDEKLTLKHEAGSGADPYVQGALLAIEKVNTFTGLKRGLDSVMEF, encoded by the coding sequence ATGAAAGAATTAAAAATTTGTATTGCTGGCGCTACAGGGTGGGCAGGCTCGGCTTTGAGTAAAGGTATAGATAAACAGTTCAATATGCATTTGGTTAGTGCCATTTCTAGAAAAAACAAAGGAAAGAACTTGGTAGCCCTTTTAGGTTTGACTGAAGGAAATATTCCTGTTTTTGAGAATGTTGAAACTGCCCTGAAGATCGATTGTGACGTTTTGGTAGAATATACAAAGCCGACCATAGCAAAAAAGAATATTTTGACCGCGATTAGCAAAGGGGTGAATGTAGTTGTTGGGACTTCAGGGCTAACAGAAGAAGATTATCAAGATATCGAAAACGAAGCACTTAAAAATAAGGTTGGCGTTCTGGCAGTGGGCAATTTTTCTATAACAGCAGTACTCTTACAAAAGTTTTCTGAAATGGCTGCTAAATTCATACCAAATTATGAAATCATAGACTATGCCCATGAAGATAAAATCGATTCTCCCAGTGGAACTGCCAGAGCATTAGCAAAAAGCCTTTCTAAAGTACAAAAATCCAATGTTTTTGTTCCTACAGAAGAATTGATCGGAATCAAAGAAAGTAGAGGAGCCCGATTAAATGATGTACAGATTCATTCAGTCAGACTTCCTGGTTATGTGATTTCGATAGAATCAATTTTTGGATTGAAGGACGAGAAATTGACCCTTAAACATGAAGCCGGTTCAGGGGCCGATCCTTATGTACAAGGAGCTTTGCTTGCCATAGAGAAAGTAAACACTTTTACAGGGCTAAAAAGAGGGTTGGATTCTGTAATGGAATTTTGA
- a CDS encoding GDSL-type esterase/lipase family protein, which translates to MNKKKIVCLGDSLTAGYGVSLDKRWSNLLDNELNIEVINSGISGDTTSGMLARFNEMVISHKPSYVIIMGGTNDIFFKIPQNIIISHILAMTRLAKHHDITAVIGIPTSFYTHNDHTNQSMFSDNESLSNCINTYQKKLKQFAEEDGQSSIDFNINMKPDFFLEDGLHPNEKGHECMATNANEGLKDLLSKKRN; encoded by the coding sequence ATGAATAAGAAAAAAATAGTGTGCCTAGGCGATAGTTTAACCGCTGGATATGGTGTTTCATTGGATAAAAGGTGGAGTAATTTATTAGATAATGAATTAAATATAGAAGTTATTAATAGCGGAATTTCTGGAGATACTACCTCTGGAATGCTGGCTAGGTTTAATGAAATGGTAATAAGCCATAAACCGAGTTATGTTATCATCATGGGAGGTACCAATGATATCTTTTTTAAGATACCTCAAAATATCATTATTAGCCATATCCTTGCCATGACTCGTCTTGCAAAACATCATGACATAACTGCTGTAATAGGCATACCAACCTCTTTCTATACTCATAATGACCATACAAATCAAAGTATGTTTAGCGATAATGAAAGCTTAAGTAATTGCATTAATACATATCAAAAAAAATTAAAACAATTTGCAGAGGAAGATGGCCAAAGTAGTATAGATTTTAACATCAATATGAAGCCTGACTTTTTTTTAGAAGATGGATTACATCCAAACGAAAAAGGGCATGAATGCATGGCAACGAATGCTAATGAAGGCTTAAAAGATTTATTATCTAAAAAAAGAAACTAA
- a CDS encoding GNAT family N-acetyltransferase: MIIRKINKKDNTKIEEIIKSTFIEYELPQTGTAYQDKETTEMFQAYQNEDDVYFIIEEHEEVVGGAGIKNLGEEICELQKMYFDKTIRGKGYGKLLITKCLETAKELGYKKCYLETISRLQAAIHIYENHGFKHLKKPLSNTDHYSCDTWMIKEL, encoded by the coding sequence ATGATCATTAGAAAAATAAATAAAAAAGATAATACAAAAATTGAAGAAATCATCAAATCAACATTTATTGAATATGAGTTACCTCAAACAGGAACAGCATATCAGGATAAGGAAACGACCGAAATGTTTCAAGCATATCAAAATGAAGATGATGTATATTTTATTATAGAGGAACATGAAGAAGTAGTTGGAGGAGCTGGGATTAAAAATCTGGGTGAGGAGATTTGTGAGCTTCAAAAAATGTATTTTGACAAAACAATTCGAGGAAAAGGATATGGAAAGCTCCTAATAACTAAGTGCCTGGAAACAGCCAAAGAGCTTGGGTATAAAAAGTGCTACTTAGAAACTATATCCAGACTTCAAGCTGCAATCCATATTTATGAAAACCATGGATTTAAACATCTTAAAAAACCTCTGAGCAATACCGATCATTATTCTTGTGATACTTGGATGATTAAAGAGTTGTAA
- a CDS encoding alkene reductase, producing the protein MKLFEPFNLGNFRLKNKIVMAPMTRSRAYNNIPTDDMATYYEQRASAGLIITEGTSPSPNGLGYPRIPGAFSKSQIAGWEKTAKKVHDKNGLIFVQLMHCGRVSHKENLPTNEQIIAPSQVQLEGEIYTDTKGLQPFDIPKEMTLQDIQETQNAYANSANLLVNKANIDGVELHGANGYLINQFLNPISNLRNDIYGGNYKNRARFLLETTVKTIEKIGENRVGVRLSPYTVSNGMLGEHDEVIAMYQYLAQELAKLKIAYIHIADHSVLNHAPKFATDISKTIKENFKGVVIVGGNVDTAKKGETLLDKGYDLVYIGRPFISNPTLVKKLESDAALTPPDYEKFYTPTIEGYIDY; encoded by the coding sequence ATGAAATTATTTGAACCATTTAATTTAGGCAATTTTAGATTGAAAAATAAAATTGTAATGGCGCCTATGACTCGAAGTAGGGCTTATAACAACATTCCTACAGATGATATGGCAACCTATTATGAACAACGAGCGAGTGCCGGATTGATTATTACAGAGGGAACATCTCCTTCTCCTAATGGATTAGGGTATCCTCGAATTCCGGGAGCTTTTTCTAAATCACAAATAGCGGGATGGGAAAAAACAGCAAAAAAAGTTCATGACAAAAATGGACTTATATTTGTACAACTGATGCATTGTGGTCGCGTCTCTCACAAGGAAAACCTACCTACAAACGAACAAATAATTGCGCCTTCCCAAGTACAGCTTGAAGGAGAAATTTATACGGATACGAAAGGCCTTCAGCCTTTTGATATTCCTAAAGAAATGACTTTGCAAGATATACAGGAAACTCAAAACGCTTATGCTAATTCAGCTAATTTGTTAGTTAACAAAGCGAATATTGATGGTGTAGAATTGCATGGCGCCAATGGATATCTAATCAATCAATTCTTAAACCCTATTTCAAATTTACGTAATGATATATACGGAGGGAATTATAAAAATAGAGCTCGTTTCTTATTGGAGACTACAGTGAAGACCATTGAAAAAATTGGCGAAAACAGAGTAGGTGTACGTCTTTCTCCATATACAGTCTCCAATGGAATGCTTGGAGAGCATGATGAAGTTATTGCAATGTATCAATATTTGGCTCAAGAACTTGCTAAATTGAAAATAGCATATATACATATTGCAGATCATAGTGTACTTAATCATGCCCCTAAGTTCGCAACAGATATTAGCAAAACAATCAAGGAAAACTTCAAAGGTGTAGTCATCGTTGGTGGTAATGTTGATACTGCAAAAAAAGGAGAAACTTTATTGGATAAGGGGTATGACTTGGTATATATTGGAAGACCGTTTATTTCAAATCCTACTTTGGTTAAAAAACTGGAATCTGATGCAGCATTAACTCCTCCTGATTATGAAAAATTTTATACTCCCACAATAGAAGGTTATATAGACTATTAA
- a CDS encoding sterol desaturase family protein has translation MDLTSLVGKFEMSYMPVLFTIIIIDFLFLLFKGLAKRKKESAMNVANYLLGVIPYFAIFFVLQFKVIFWVYENLQIWELPNTWYVFILAFVVYDLSWWFIHYLGHNVRFFWCIHGVHHTPEDMNMSVSIRGSFFDFISSPHIIIWLPVFGFHPLLIYFVDMIARIYGVFTHANDKYFKHTPLMDKIFITPHLHRVHHSRNHLYLDTNYSNMFSFWDRLFRTYQEEIPQEKPVYGVMDRDIDSQNLVSTQLKMWIDLYNDMKSAPNWIDKIKYLYKPPGWNHLDTGEMAVDLRKEAIKEHKL, from the coding sequence ATGGACTTAACATCATTGGTAGGTAAATTTGAAATGTCTTACATGCCTGTCCTTTTTACCATAATTATTATAGACTTCCTTTTTTTACTTTTTAAAGGTCTAGCAAAAAGAAAAAAAGAAAGTGCAATGAATGTAGCAAACTACTTATTGGGAGTGATTCCTTATTTTGCTATTTTTTTTGTACTACAGTTCAAAGTCATCTTCTGGGTATATGAAAACCTTCAGATTTGGGAATTACCTAATACCTGGTACGTATTCATCTTAGCATTTGTCGTTTACGATTTATCTTGGTGGTTTATACATTATCTGGGACATAATGTGAGGTTTTTTTGGTGCATTCACGGAGTTCACCATACTCCTGAAGATATGAATATGAGTGTATCGATTAGAGGATCTTTTTTTGATTTCATTTCCTCTCCGCACATTATTATCTGGTTGCCTGTTTTCGGTTTTCATCCTTTGTTAATTTATTTCGTTGACATGATTGCGAGGATATATGGAGTATTTACACATGCCAATGACAAATACTTCAAACATACTCCACTAATGGATAAAATATTTATTACTCCACATTTACATAGAGTGCATCATTCTAGAAATCATTTATATCTAGACACTAATTATTCAAACATGTTTTCTTTTTGGGATAGATTATTTAGAACCTATCAAGAAGAAATCCCACAGGAAAAGCCTGTATATGGTGTTATGGACAGAGATATTGACAGTCAAAATCTAGTATCAACGCAATTAAAAATGTGGATTGATTTATATAATGATATGAAATCTGCTCCTAACTGGATAGATAAGATCAAATATCTATACAAGCCACCAGGATGGAACCATCTTGATACTGGAGAAATGGCAGTAGATTTGAGAAAAGAGGCCATAAAAGAACACAAACTTTAA
- a CDS encoding outer membrane beta-barrel family protein: protein MKIITTFLIAFICSISFGQTFTGKIIDKQNQPILFANVVAKSATDNALINGVISDENGEFSIEPKKENIYIEISFVGFTTKKINPTQSNIGTIVLEEEGQQLQEVVITARKKLIQQKVDRLVFNVENTVAGTGGNALDALKATPSVNIDTDKIKIVGKGTVKVMVNDRIVQLSGNELTAYLNSIASDDIKDIEVITTPPSKYDAEGNSGLINIVLKKSKENSWNNQIRTSYTQATYPLFNFGNTFNYNKNKVSLIASLNGTKGHTAQFNQFDIIYPSASTVSNLDMKNKESMISGRLGLDYNLTNNATVGILYTGLSEDKGINDGGRTLTNDGNGTYTINEGNAQTTNKNHSINAHYIQKLDTLGRKLSIDVDYFNFNNSSNRGFSSEQFITNQSYFEAKNSTNQNIKNYSGRIDMEHPSKWANFSYGVKTTITKTDSDVAFYNTTTGTPIFDPTQSNEFMYSENINAIYADMSKPLGEKWQTKIGLRFENTRTKGVSETNNQTDINSYNKLFPSVFLGYNPSRKNMFNLSYSRRIQRPSFERLNPFRFYINPISYQEGNPFLKPQISENLELKHIYKGKLISKAFVSYVDNGYFNIIKAEDGAQQRIVVTFDNFYTAYNYGLTETFIYNPTKWWNTTTQATISKMDTQYKDGFNLDAELVSGWNFQLYNRNTFHLNEAKTIQAETTLIYASPQKLMYFSISEMVSLDLGLKFSLLDKKLNCTVAVNDILKRKATSVNTKTNGIDQTYYNYFDTRSVKIGLNYSFGNKKIKVKQRNSGNEEEQNRAKTN, encoded by the coding sequence ATGAAAATCATAACTACATTTTTAATCGCTTTTATTTGTTCAATTAGTTTTGGACAGACTTTTACAGGAAAAATAATCGATAAACAAAACCAACCTATTCTATTTGCCAATGTGGTTGCAAAAAGCGCAACTGATAATGCACTAATTAATGGGGTGATTTCTGATGAAAATGGAGAGTTTTCTATCGAGCCAAAGAAAGAAAATATATATATAGAAATTAGTTTTGTTGGATTTACCACCAAAAAAATAAACCCTACTCAATCTAATATCGGAACAATCGTTTTAGAAGAAGAAGGACAACAACTACAAGAAGTTGTAATTACAGCACGTAAAAAGCTTATTCAACAAAAAGTAGATAGATTAGTTTTTAACGTAGAAAATACAGTTGCTGGCACTGGTGGAAACGCACTCGACGCATTAAAAGCCACACCAAGCGTAAATATTGATACCGACAAAATAAAAATTGTTGGCAAAGGAACTGTAAAAGTAATGGTTAATGATAGAATTGTACAATTATCAGGTAATGAACTAACGGCTTATTTAAACAGCATTGCATCCGATGATATTAAAGATATTGAAGTTATTACAACACCTCCATCGAAATATGATGCAGAAGGCAATAGTGGACTTATTAATATTGTTCTAAAAAAATCAAAAGAAAATAGCTGGAATAATCAAATAAGAACTTCTTACACGCAAGCAACATATCCGTTATTTAATTTTGGAAACACATTTAACTACAATAAAAACAAAGTAAGTCTAATTGCTTCGTTAAATGGAACTAAAGGACATACAGCACAATTTAATCAATTCGATATTATTTACCCATCGGCTTCAACCGTATCAAATCTTGATATGAAAAATAAAGAAAGTATGATTTCAGGTAGGCTGGGTTTAGATTACAATTTAACAAATAACGCTACTGTCGGAATTTTATACACAGGTTTGTCTGAAGATAAAGGTATAAACGATGGTGGAAGAACACTGACAAATGATGGCAATGGAACATACACTATTAATGAAGGTAACGCCCAGACAACAAACAAAAATCACTCAATTAATGCTCATTACATTCAAAAATTAGATACGCTTGGTAGAAAATTATCTATTGATGTTGATTACTTTAATTTCAATAATTCTTCTAATAGAGGTTTTAGCAGTGAACAATTTATTACAAACCAAAGCTATTTTGAAGCAAAAAATAGCACCAATCAAAACATTAAAAATTATAGCGGAAGAATAGATATGGAACACCCAAGCAAATGGGCTAATTTTTCTTACGGAGTTAAAACCACAATTACAAAAACAGATAGCGATGTAGCATTTTACAATACCACTACAGGTACACCAATTTTTGATCCAACCCAAAGTAATGAGTTTATGTATTCTGAAAATATTAATGCAATATATGCAGATATGTCTAAACCATTAGGTGAAAAATGGCAAACAAAAATCGGACTTCGTTTTGAAAACACTCGAACAAAAGGAGTTTCAGAAACAAACAATCAAACCGATATCAATTCGTATAACAAACTATTTCCATCTGTATTTTTAGGGTATAATCCTAGTAGAAAAAATATGTTTAATTTAAGTTATAGCAGAAGAATTCAACGTCCTAGTTTTGAACGTTTAAATCCGTTTCGATTTTACATTAACCCTATTTCGTATCAAGAAGGAAACCCGTTTTTAAAACCACAAATTTCTGAGAATTTAGAATTAAAGCACATTTACAAAGGAAAACTCATCAGTAAAGCGTTTGTAAGTTATGTAGATAATGGATATTTCAACATTATTAAAGCAGAAGATGGAGCGCAACAACGAATAGTAGTAACATTTGACAATTTTTATACAGCTTATAATTACGGGTTAACTGAAACGTTCATATACAATCCAACAAAATGGTGGAATACGACAACCCAAGCAACCATATCAAAAATGGATACACAATACAAAGACGGGTTTAATTTAGACGCAGAATTAGTAAGTGGATGGAATTTTCAATTGTATAACAGAAATACATTCCATTTAAACGAAGCAAAAACAATACAAGCAGAAACCACGCTTATTTATGCCTCGCCACAAAAATTGATGTATTTTTCAATATCTGAAATGGTGAGTCTAGACCTGGGATTAAAATTTTCGTTACTAGACAAAAAACTAAATTGTACAGTAGCCGTAAACGATATTTTAAAGCGTAAGGCAACGAGTGTAAACACCAAAACTAACGGAATAGACCAAACATACTATAATTATTTCGATACCCGAAGTGTGAAGATTGGTCTAAACTATAGCTTTGGTAACAAAAAAATAAAAGTTAAGCAACGTAATTCTGGAAACGAAGAAGAGCAAAACAGAGCAAAAACTAATTAA
- a CDS encoding sensor histidine kinase — translation MKVFNQKINLKQVLIVIVLLLLGNAGKIYLLHSVRTKSDINFYDYFDHVSVFLFSAVSVISVLVSWKVINRVDTTNTILKFVKVYILSFLLFVIAGVIIDYVLLGIVMNNNEYDFMIRFINTMSVAFILVDIFALTSAFLYFRQSQKTTLELEQTEKEKATLQSQMLQKNLEPHFLFNNLSVLSGLARKKPEQIESFIDDFSDVYRYYLKHGKKQLVELKDELSFLKNYMNLMEKRFGNAYQIENSIENTNGFIIPCSLQLCIENAIKHNKGSEKNPLLISLSRKEDTIVIKNKLNKVDFTLGTGTGNDYLKRQYQINFNKAVIFTETDTEFIAEIPLIFEI, via the coding sequence GTGAAGGTTTTCAATCAAAAAATAAATCTAAAACAAGTTTTAATAGTCATTGTACTATTGTTACTAGGGAATGCTGGTAAAATTTATCTTTTACATAGCGTGCGAACTAAAAGTGATATTAATTTTTATGACTATTTCGACCACGTTTCTGTTTTTCTATTCTCTGCAGTTTCGGTAATATCAGTACTAGTTTCTTGGAAAGTCATTAATAGAGTAGATACGACAAATACAATTCTAAAATTTGTAAAGGTTTATATTTTGTCTTTTTTATTATTTGTTATTGCAGGTGTTATTATTGATTATGTTCTTTTGGGTATTGTAATGAACAATAATGAATATGATTTTATGATTAGATTTATAAACACGATGTCAGTTGCTTTTATACTTGTTGATATTTTTGCACTTACTTCAGCATTTTTATATTTCAGACAATCTCAAAAAACCACATTAGAATTAGAGCAAACCGAAAAAGAAAAAGCAACGTTACAATCGCAAATGCTACAAAAGAATTTAGAACCTCATTTTTTATTCAATAATTTGAGTGTTTTATCAGGATTAGCAAGAAAAAAACCGGAGCAAATAGAAAGTTTTATCGATGATTTTTCTGATGTATATCGCTACTATTTAAAACATGGAAAAAAACAATTGGTCGAGTTGAAAGATGAACTTTCATTCTTGAAAAATTATATGAATTTAATGGAAAAACGCTTCGGAAATGCTTATCAAATTGAAAATAGTATCGAAAACACAAACGGATTTATAATTCCGTGTTCATTACAACTATGCATAGAAAATGCAATAAAACACAATAAAGGGAGTGAAAAAAATCCGCTGTTAATTTCGCTTTCGCGGAAAGAGGATACAATTGTGATAAAAAACAAACTAAATAAAGTAGATTTTACACTCGGAACAGGAACGGGAAATGATTATTTAAAACGTCAATATCAAATCAATTTTAACAAAGCCGTTATTTTTACGGAAACTGATACTGAATTTATTGCTGAAATCCCGCTAATTTTTGAAATATGA
- a CDS encoding LytR/AlgR family response regulator transcription factor, with translation MKVLIIEDEAINIEIISDHILRYNDNIEIVVSLQSKEEVEKWYQTNEQVDLVFSDIELLDGNVFSLLKTNIIKSPIIFTTAYNTFYQDAFDVSGIAYLLKPISYTKFCKAMEKFESLQKKEIDWKKISETIHELNNSYKERIIIKTKTEIKILSTKNTGAILSNSGKCIAIDENGKENEFRYKLSDLIKELNPKEFFQINRGEIVNINFIEKIEPYFGDRLAISIKNYKQHLITSASATSEFRKWIG, from the coding sequence ATGAAAGTACTAATCATAGAAGACGAAGCCATAAATATTGAAATCATTTCAGACCATATACTTCGATACAATGACAACATCGAAATTGTAGTTTCATTACAAAGCAAAGAAGAAGTTGAAAAATGGTATCAAACCAATGAACAAGTAGATTTAGTGTTTTCTGATATTGAATTGTTAGACGGAAATGTGTTTTCTCTATTGAAAACCAACATTATAAAATCCCCAATTATTTTTACAACCGCTTACAACACTTTTTACCAAGATGCTTTCGATGTAAGCGGAATAGCTTATTTACTAAAACCCATTAGCTATACCAAGTTTTGTAAAGCAATGGAAAAGTTTGAAAGCCTACAAAAGAAAGAGATTGATTGGAAGAAAATATCAGAAACCATTCACGAATTAAACAACAGTTACAAAGAACGCATCATCATAAAAACCAAAACAGAAATAAAAATTTTAAGCACAAAAAATACGGGAGCAATTTTATCTAATTCAGGAAAATGCATCGCGATTGATGAAAATGGAAAAGAAAATGAATTTCGCTATAAGTTATCTGATTTAATAAAAGAGTTAAACCCAAAAGAGTTTTTTCAAATTAATCGTGGTGAAATCGTAAATATCAATTTCATCGAAAAAATTGAGCCTTACTTTGGAGACAGATTAGCAATTTCAATCAAAAACTACAAACAGCATTTAATTACAAGCGCATCTGCAACAAGCGAATTTAGAAAATGGATTGGGTAA